Proteins encoded by one window of Enterococcus faecalis:
- a CDS encoding TetR/AcrR family transcriptional regulator: MEKPNKRKADLERTRQIILSVASELFMTKGFKNTSTREIALKANITQPNLYHHFKNKKELYLAVIEELTSRVKEELVPIVSGNASVEEKLYQLIKVLLDEHPTNLFLMLNDMFQEMGPDYNRTLYQIFKKTYINNIAAIFESEPETNCLQEGISVDDATRFILYNVSALLSIEKTYQRKTVDDDVKKFIQFMLHGVLKSHK, translated from the coding sequence ATGGAAAAGCCAAATAAACGCAAAGCTGATTTAGAACGTACACGGCAAATTATTTTGTCTGTCGCTTCTGAATTATTCATGACAAAGGGGTTCAAAAATACCTCCACTCGTGAAATTGCTTTAAAAGCGAACATTACCCAACCGAATCTCTATCACCATTTTAAAAATAAAAAAGAACTGTATTTAGCTGTGATTGAAGAATTAACGTCCCGTGTTAAGGAAGAATTAGTCCCAATTGTTTCTGGAAATGCATCAGTAGAAGAAAAACTTTATCAATTAATCAAAGTTTTGTTAGATGAACATCCGACCAATCTTTTCTTAATGTTGAACGACATGTTTCAAGAAATGGGCCCTGATTATAATCGTACGCTGTATCAAATTTTCAAAAAAACCTATATCAATAATATTGCGGCTATTTTTGAAAGTGAACCTGAAACCAATTGCTTACAAGAGGGCATCAGTGTAGATGATGCAACTCGGTTTATTTTATATAACGTTAGTGCATTATTAAGTATTGAAAAAACGTACCAGCGAAAAACAGTGGATGACGATGTCAAAAAATTTATTCAATTTATGTTACATGGCGTTTTGAAAAGTCACAAATAA
- a CDS encoding ABC transporter permease, translated as MFLGFNEMKYSKGRYVLVVLVMVLIAWLIFILSGLANGLAQGNRLAVDQWQANQVVLSKEANSNLNVSVLDENVKETISGGKIAPIGQQSLAIRPADDKKAELTNVSLFGIEKESFLMPKVIEGNAFTDKNQVIASETLKNQGFKIGDKLTAGKYDEQLEIVGFISKSSYNIVPVIYTSLDTWRSIKYGDNPAMAKMVNGFIVRSKDNAEVKTTNKDSQVLSISDFIEKLPGYSAQNLTLDGMIYFLIVIAAFIIGIFIFVMTLQKTAMFGVLKVQGVPTSFLAKAVMLQTALLAVLGVAIGLALTGITVLFLPEAMPYATNGPRMILFSVLLILSALIGGAFSIRTIAKIDPLIAIGG; from the coding sequence ATGTTTTTAGGATTTAATGAAATGAAGTATTCAAAAGGACGGTACGTCCTTGTAGTCTTAGTAATGGTCTTGATTGCTTGGTTAATTTTTATTTTGTCAGGTTTAGCGAACGGTTTAGCTCAAGGAAATCGTTTAGCCGTAGATCAATGGCAAGCGAATCAAGTGGTTTTATCAAAAGAGGCCAATAGTAATTTAAATGTATCAGTGTTAGATGAAAACGTGAAAGAGACGATTTCAGGAGGCAAAATTGCACCGATTGGTCAACAGTCGTTAGCCATCCGCCCAGCAGATGATAAAAAGGCTGAATTAACGAATGTTAGCTTATTTGGGATTGAAAAAGAAAGTTTTTTAATGCCAAAAGTGATTGAAGGAAACGCATTTACTGATAAAAATCAAGTGATTGCTTCAGAAACATTGAAAAATCAAGGATTTAAAATTGGCGACAAATTAACTGCAGGAAAATATGATGAGCAATTAGAAATTGTCGGCTTTATTTCTAAAAGTAGCTATAACATTGTGCCAGTTATTTACACTTCTCTGGATACTTGGCGGTCAATTAAATATGGTGACAATCCAGCAATGGCCAAAATGGTTAATGGTTTTATTGTTCGCAGCAAGGATAACGCGGAAGTTAAAACGACTAATAAAGACAGCCAAGTTCTTTCAATTTCAGATTTTATTGAAAAACTGCCAGGATACAGCGCTCAAAACTTGACCTTGGATGGCATGATTTATTTCTTGATTGTGATTGCAGCGTTCATTATCGGTATTTTTATCTTTGTGATGACTTTACAGAAAACAGCAATGTTCGGTGTCTTAAAAGTTCAAGGGGTGCCGACTAGTTTCTTAGCAAAGGCAGTCATGCTACAAACCGCTTTATTGGCTGTTCTAGGAGTGGCGATTGGTCTTGCTTTAACGGGAATTACCGTGCTCTTTTTACCAGAAGCGATGCCTTATGCAACTAATGGACCACGCATGATTTTGTTTAGTGTACTATTGATTTTATCTGCATTAATTGGCGGGGCATTTTCAATTCGAACGATTGCTAAAATTGATCCGTTAATCGCGATTGGAGGTTAG
- a CDS encoding ABC transporter ATP-binding protein, whose translation MANVLEMKNIYKKYGEKHTEVIALKELSFAVQPGEFVAVIGPSGSGKSTFLTIAAGLQAPTSGEVIVGGQSLNKLTKKQRLAQRFQKIGFILQSSNLVPFLTVEDQFHLIEKVDKSRKNSELKEQLLETLGLKELRNSYPRDLSGGERQRVAIACALYHEPDVILADEPTASLDTEKAFDVVQLLAKEAKEKDKGIIMVTHDERLLKYCDRVVRIRDGELTE comes from the coding sequence ATGGCAAATGTTTTAGAAATGAAAAATATTTATAAAAAATATGGTGAAAAACATACAGAAGTGATCGCGTTAAAAGAATTATCTTTTGCGGTTCAGCCAGGTGAATTTGTCGCAGTAATTGGTCCTTCTGGTTCTGGTAAAAGTACCTTTTTAACGATTGCAGCTGGTTTACAGGCACCGACAAGTGGCGAAGTCATTGTTGGCGGGCAATCACTAAATAAGTTAACGAAAAAACAACGTTTGGCGCAACGTTTTCAAAAAATCGGCTTTATTTTACAAAGCTCTAATTTGGTGCCATTTTTAACAGTGGAAGATCAATTTCACTTAATTGAAAAAGTTGATAAGTCACGTAAAAATAGTGAATTAAAAGAGCAATTGTTAGAGACGTTGGGTTTAAAAGAATTACGAAATAGTTATCCTCGTGATCTCTCTGGTGGGGAAAGACAACGGGTAGCCATTGCGTGTGCATTGTATCATGAGCCAGACGTAATTTTGGCAGATGAACCAACGGCTAGTTTAGATACAGAAAAGGCGTTTGATGTTGTCCAATTACTAGCGAAAGAGGCCAAAGAGAAAGATAAAGGGATTATCATGGTGACACATGATGAGCGTTTGTTGAAATACTGTGATCGAGTGGTTCGTATTCGTGATGGTGAATTGACAGAGTAA
- a CDS encoding class I SAM-dependent methyltransferase produces the protein MLQTALHFSHQLLKEVVEPGDFVIDATMGNGHDTAFLAELVGPSGEVFAFDIQKEALINTEQKLTELNLLPQTTLFPLGHEHLHAVLDEETEITAAIFNLGYLPKSNKEIITKPTTTKQALDGLLPHLVKGSRIILVVYYGHEGGSEELDLVTNYTQALPQDVYSVLRYEFINQKNQPPVLFCIEKK, from the coding sequence ATGCTACAAACAGCCCTACATTTTAGTCACCAACTTTTAAAAGAAGTGGTGGAACCTGGCGACTTCGTCATTGATGCAACAATGGGAAATGGTCATGATACAGCATTCTTAGCAGAGCTGGTTGGCCCTTCTGGTGAAGTTTTCGCCTTTGATATCCAAAAAGAAGCGTTGATCAATACAGAACAAAAGTTAACAGAACTTAATTTACTCCCACAAACTACGTTATTTCCATTAGGACATGAACATCTTCATGCTGTCCTAGATGAAGAAACAGAAATCACTGCCGCTATTTTTAACTTAGGCTATTTACCTAAAAGTAATAAGGAAATTATTACAAAACCCACTACGACTAAACAGGCGTTAGATGGGTTACTGCCTCATTTGGTAAAAGGAAGTCGCATTATTTTAGTCGTTTATTATGGCCACGAAGGTGGTTCAGAGGAACTTGATTTGGTCACTAATTACACGCAAGCCTTACCACAAGATGTTTACAGTGTCTTACGTTATGAGTTTATCAATCAAAAAAATCAGCCACCTGTTCTTTTCTGTATTGAAAAGAAATAA
- a CDS encoding TIGR01212 family radical SAM protein (This family includes YhcC from E. coli K-12, an uncharacterized radical SAM protein.) has protein sequence MQIFPYSDDPNKRYHTWNYALRQQFGEKIFKVPIDGGFDCPNLDGTVAKGGCTFCSVSGSGDMIVAPSDPLPLQFQKEIQLMHQKWPTVDQYIVYFQNFTNTHAPVDVIRHRFEQVVNEKGVVGLSIGTRPDCLPDEVVNYLAELNERFYLWVELGLQTTFEETSAAINRAHDYQTYLDGVAKLRKHGIRVCTHLINGLPGETPAMMRENVRRTIQDSDIQGIKLHLLHLMTNTKMMRDYNEGRLQLMSKEAYVSVICDQLEMIPPEIVIHRLTGDAPFETIIGPMWSLKKWEVLNAIDAEMKRRNSYQGKYTVISGKEVFN, from the coding sequence ATGCAAATTTTTCCTTATTCAGATGATCCAAATAAACGCTATCACACTTGGAACTATGCACTTCGTCAACAGTTTGGTGAAAAGATTTTTAAAGTGCCAATTGATGGTGGCTTTGATTGCCCCAATCTTGATGGGACGGTTGCCAAAGGTGGTTGTACGTTCTGTAGTGTTTCTGGCTCAGGCGACATGATTGTTGCACCTAGCGATCCCCTGCCGCTTCAATTTCAAAAAGAAATCCAATTGATGCATCAAAAATGGCCAACTGTCGATCAATACATTGTTTACTTCCAAAATTTCACCAATACACATGCGCCCGTTGACGTTATTCGTCATCGGTTTGAACAAGTAGTCAATGAAAAAGGCGTCGTTGGTTTATCCATTGGTACCCGTCCTGATTGTTTGCCTGATGAGGTAGTGAACTATTTAGCCGAATTAAATGAACGCTTTTATTTATGGGTAGAGTTAGGTTTGCAAACCACATTTGAGGAAACTAGCGCTGCCATTAATCGCGCTCATGATTATCAAACATATCTAGATGGCGTGGCTAAATTACGGAAACACGGGATTCGGGTCTGTACACATTTAATTAACGGGCTACCTGGTGAAACCCCCGCTATGATGCGCGAAAATGTGCGGCGAACTATTCAGGATTCAGATATCCAAGGGATTAAACTGCACTTACTTCATTTAATGACAAATACCAAAATGATGCGGGATTATAATGAAGGACGCTTACAATTGATGAGCAAAGAAGCCTATGTTTCAGTGATTTGTGATCAGTTAGAAATGATTCCACCCGAAATTGTTATTCATCGCTTGACAGGCGATGCTCCCTTTGAAACAATTATCGGACCGATGTGGAGCTTGAAAAAATGGGAAGTCCTCAATGCGATTGATGCGGAAATGAAACGCCGCAACAGTTATCAAGGAAAATATACTGTCATTTCAGGAAAGGAAGTTTTCAATTAA
- a CDS encoding phosphatase PAP2 family protein produces MKNKLYYQFAGSCFLLVFMFLGYVVRFYPTWLKGFDQTITSFVRRPFPQLNNFFIWYTKFANSLTIIILAIVVIALFIVWKYYAEALWLFINTALIAGVGNSLLKLFFMRQRPTLEHLVTEHTYSFPSGHAVGSTLFYGTILLILPIFIKNKTVRLCVQILLGIGIFMIGVSRIYLGVHFPSDILGGFCLGLAWLLLSYPIYLEKRFVWRFQSKQR; encoded by the coding sequence ATGAAAAACAAACTTTATTATCAATTTGCAGGTAGTTGTTTTCTTTTAGTATTTATGTTTTTAGGCTATGTTGTTCGTTTTTATCCAACCTGGCTCAAAGGCTTTGATCAAACGATTACTTCTTTTGTTCGTCGTCCTTTTCCACAGCTAAATAACTTTTTTATTTGGTACACCAAATTTGCCAATTCATTGACGATTATCATCTTAGCAATCGTTGTCATTGCTCTGTTTATTGTTTGGAAATATTATGCTGAAGCATTATGGCTCTTTATTAATACTGCCTTAATTGCTGGCGTAGGTAATTCTTTATTAAAATTATTCTTTATGCGCCAACGTCCTACTTTGGAGCATTTAGTAACTGAACATACGTATAGTTTTCCTAGCGGACATGCTGTAGGAAGTACCTTGTTCTACGGCACAATTTTATTGATTCTGCCAATTTTCATTAAAAATAAAACGGTCCGCCTTTGTGTGCAAATTTTACTAGGTATTGGGATTTTCATGATTGGAGTTAGTCGAATCTATTTAGGTGTCCATTTCCCTAGCGATATCTTAGGTGGTTTTTGTCTTGGTTTAGCTTGGTTGTTATTAAGTTACCCTATTTATTTAGAAAAACGCTTTGTTTGGCGATTTCAAAGCAAACAACGCTAG
- a CDS encoding DUF4097 family beta strand repeat-containing protein yields MKKTTGILLSIAVLAMLIGGSGAVYFYKQAEKSVTPLKESYTLKNKQAGEELHLSLKGKGPYTIYKTDSNKMGLRSPNNAFYSKAEGTLDVKEEKNKITATINTTRTQNQPELSFFNIGIFSDFTPNVSVQIPNNVKKLVIDGSTHSPVSLNAFNVDELTTNLPNSYVSLSGVKAKKMTLNSSDGIYLSADTSAKTATVETTDGDITLDSAYFDEIKNTTISGDIRVQNTRGNIQATTTDGDISVYDFKGEANFSSENGDFSLDMPAVPKKLTVALVHGDIYVNSGEILRNISIKGESKLGDVQLLNKERTSYKNGRADTEFNLSSEFGDITVDTPDDDNQ; encoded by the coding sequence ATGAAAAAAACAACAGGGATTCTCTTATCCATTGCTGTCTTAGCGATGCTAATTGGTGGATCTGGCGCCGTCTATTTTTACAAACAAGCGGAAAAATCAGTCACGCCGCTAAAAGAAAGTTATACACTAAAAAATAAACAAGCAGGCGAAGAACTTCACTTATCCTTAAAAGGCAAAGGACCTTATACCATTTATAAAACTGATAGTAACAAAATGGGATTACGATCACCGAATAATGCCTTTTATTCAAAAGCTGAAGGCACCTTAGATGTCAAAGAAGAAAAAAATAAAATAACAGCAACCATCAATACCACTCGTACACAAAACCAACCCGAGTTGTCATTCTTTAATATTGGTATTTTTAGTGACTTCACACCGAACGTGAGTGTCCAGATTCCTAATAATGTGAAAAAGTTAGTAATTGATGGCTCAACCCATTCACCAGTTTCATTGAATGCTTTTAACGTAGACGAATTAACAACTAATCTACCAAATTCTTATGTTAGTCTATCGGGTGTTAAAGCCAAAAAAATGACGCTTAACTCTTCAGATGGTATCTACCTTTCAGCGGATACTTCCGCTAAAACAGCAACAGTTGAAACCACTGACGGCGATATAACGTTGGATTCAGCCTATTTCGATGAAATCAAAAATACGACTATTTCTGGTGATATTCGAGTGCAAAATACTCGCGGAAACATCCAAGCAACAACGACAGATGGCGATATTAGCGTCTATGATTTCAAAGGAGAAGCTAACTTTTCAAGTGAAAATGGTGATTTTTCTTTAGACATGCCTGCTGTGCCTAAAAAATTAACTGTCGCTCTTGTCCATGGAGATATTTATGTAAATTCTGGAGAAATTTTGCGTAACATTTCAATCAAAGGTGAATCAAAATTAGGCGATGTTCAACTTTTAAACAAAGAGCGAACATCTTATAAGAATGGTCGTGCGGATACAGAGTTTAACCTTTCTAGCGAATTCGGCGATATTACCGTTGATACTCCTGATGATGATAATCAATAA
- a CDS encoding DUF1700 domain-containing protein produces the protein MNKEHFIIELKIYLKALNPKDQAIILAKYKALFDARVAEGETEEQVAKSLGKPRVIAEEILKEQGIELTERKIENNGWQEIPAATPAYDHPYEEESEFYYDNDSPYYQRPQHRPLTRFFQVLGIFCLNFFFMFWVILGIALIYVGCGIAGAATLFSPIYGIYSVITQANAASFFQLSMSLFLFGASIIGWLLFLPILKFSAHVFKRYFQWNIAVLRGDI, from the coding sequence ATGAATAAAGAACATTTTATTATTGAGCTGAAAATTTATTTAAAAGCATTAAATCCAAAAGATCAAGCTATTATTCTTGCGAAATACAAGGCGTTATTTGATGCTCGTGTTGCGGAAGGCGAAACAGAAGAACAAGTGGCAAAATCATTGGGGAAACCACGGGTTATCGCAGAAGAAATTTTAAAAGAACAAGGCATTGAATTGACGGAACGAAAAATTGAAAATAATGGCTGGCAAGAAATTCCAGCGGCTACACCTGCTTATGATCATCCCTATGAAGAAGAATCTGAATTTTACTATGATAATGATTCTCCATACTATCAACGACCACAGCATCGGCCGCTAACCCGATTTTTCCAAGTGCTTGGTATTTTCTGTTTAAATTTTTTCTTCATGTTTTGGGTTATTTTAGGGATTGCCTTAATATACGTCGGTTGTGGCATTGCCGGAGCTGCAACTTTATTTTCACCAATTTATGGTATTTATAGTGTTATTACCCAGGCAAATGCCGCTTCCTTTTTCCAATTATCTATGAGTCTCTTTTTATTTGGTGCATCAATCATTGGTTGGTTACTGTTTCTACCAATTTTAAAATTTTCAGCACATGTCTTTAAGCGTTATTTCCAATGGAACATTGCTGTTTTACGAGGTGATATCTAA
- a CDS encoding autolysin, which yields MKKESMSRIERRKAQQRKKTPVQWKKSTTLFSSALIVSSVGTPVALLPVTAEATEEQPTNAEVAQAPTTETGLVETPTTETTPGTTEQPTTDSSTTTESTTESSKETPTTPSTEQPTVDSTTPVESGTTDSSVAEIAPVAPSTTESEAAPAVTPDDEVKVPEARVASAQTFSALSPTQSPSEFIAELARCAQPIAQANDLYASVMMAQAIVESGWGASTLSKAPNYNLFGIKGSYNGQSVYMDTWEYLNGKWLVKKEPFRKYPSYMESFQDNAHVLKTTSFQAGVYYYAGAWKSNTSSYRDATAWLTGRYATDPSYNAKLNNVITAYNLTQYDTPSSGGNTGGGIVNPGTGGSNNQSGTNTYYTVKSGDTLNKIAAQYGVSVANLRSWNGISGDLIFVGQKLIVKKGASGNTGGSGSGGSNNNQSGTNTYYTVKSGDTLNKIAAQYGVSVANLRSWNGISGDLIFVGQKLIVKKGASGNTGGSNNGGSNNNQSGTNTYYTIKSGDTLNKIAAQYGVSVANLRSWNGISGDLIFAGQKIIVKKGTSGNTGGSSNGSSNNNQSGTNTYYTIKSGDTLNKISAQFGVSVANLQAWNNISGSLIFAGQKIIVKKGANSGSTNTNKPTNNGGGATTSYTIKSGDTLNKISAQFGVSVANLRSWNGIKGDLIFAGQTIIVKKGASAGGNASSTNSASGKRHTVKSGDSLWGLSMQYGISIQKIKQLNGLSGDTIYIGQTLKVG from the coding sequence ATGAAGAAAGAATCAATGTCACGTATCGAAAGAAGGAAAGCACAACAAAGAAAGAAAACGCCAGTACAATGGAAGAAGAGCACTACTTTATTCAGCTCGGCGTTAATTGTTTCATCTGTAGGAACGCCCGTTGCGTTACTACCAGTGACTGCTGAGGCAACAGAAGAGCAGCCAACAAATGCGGAAGTTGCCCAAGCACCTACTACGGAAACTGGCTTAGTAGAGACACCAACAACAGAAACTACGCCAGGAACTACGGAACAACCGACAACGGATTCGTCAACAACGACTGAATCGACAACTGAATCATCAAAAGAAACACCAACAACACCAAGTACCGAGCAACCAACAGTTGATTCAACTACACCTGTGGAATCAGGAACGACTGATTCTTCAGTAGCAGAAATCGCGCCAGTAGCTCCTTCAACAACCGAGTCCGAAGCAGCGCCTGCGGTTACACCAGATGATGAAGTAAAAGTACCCGAAGCTAGAGTAGCTTCTGCGCAAACTTTTTCAGCGTTATCACCGACGCAAAGTCCTTCAGAATTTATTGCCGAGTTAGCTCGTTGTGCACAACCTATTGCGCAAGCCAATGATTTATATGCATCAGTGATGATGGCTCAAGCAATCGTTGAAAGTGGTTGGGGAGCAAGTACGCTATCTAAGGCACCAAACTATAACTTATTTGGGATTAAAGGCAGCTACAATGGACAATCTGTCTATATGGATACATGGGAATATTTAAACGGCAAATGGTTAGTGAAAAAAGAACCTTTCCGTAAATATCCTTCTTACATGGAATCATTCCAAGATAATGCGCACGTGCTAAAAACAACTTCTTTCCAAGCGGGCGTTTACTATTATGCTGGGGCTTGGAAAAGCAATACAAGCTCGTACCGCGATGCAACTGCTTGGTTAACAGGTCGTTATGCGACAGATCCTAGCTACAATGCTAAATTAAATAATGTCATTACCGCATATAACTTAACTCAATATGATACACCATCTTCTGGTGGAAATACTGGGGGCGGAATAGTTAATCCAGGAACAGGCGGCTCGAACAATCAATCAGGAACGAACACGTACTATACTGTAAAATCAGGAGATACCTTGAATAAAATTGCCGCGCAATATGGTGTGAGCGTTGCTAATTTACGCTCATGGAACGGCATCTCTGGCGATTTAATTTTCGTTGGTCAAAAACTTATCGTGAAAAAAGGTGCTTCAGGTAACACTGGTGGCTCAGGCAGCGGTGGTTCTAACAATAATCAATCAGGAACGAACACGTACTATACTGTAAAATCAGGGGATACCTTGAATAAAATTGCCGCCCAATATGGCGTGAGCGTTGCTAATTTACGCTCATGGAATGGCATCTCTGGCGATTTAATTTTCGTTGGTCAAAAACTCATCGTGAAAAAAGGTGCTTCAGGTAACACTGGTGGCTCAAACAACGGTGGCTCTAACAATAATCAATCAGGAACGAATACGTACTACACAATTAAATCAGGCGATACCTTGAACAAAATTGCCGCCCAATATGGCGTGAGTGTTGCTAATTTACGCTCATGGAATGGCATTTCTGGCGATTTAATCTTCGCTGGTCAAAAAATTATTGTGAAAAAAGGTACTTCAGGTAACACCGGTGGCTCAAGCAACGGTAGTTCTAACAATAATCAATCAGGAACGAATACGTACTACACGATTAAATCAGGCGATACCTTGAACAAAATTTCTGCACAATTCGGTGTTAGTGTGGCTAACTTACAAGCCTGGAATAACATCAGCGGTAGTTTGATTTTTGCTGGTCAAAAGATTATCGTGAAAAAAGGCGCCAACTCAGGTTCAACGAATACGAACAAGCCTACGAATAATGGTGGCGGTGCGACAACATCCTACACGATTAAATCAGGTGATACGCTGAATAAAATTTCTGCACAGTTTGGCGTGAGTGTTGCTAATCTACGTTCATGGAACGGGATCAAAGGCGATTTAATTTTTGCTGGTCAAACAATCATCGTGAAAAAAGGCGCTTCTGCAGGTGGCAATGCTTCTTCAACAAATAGTGCATCAGGCAAACGCCATACAGTTAAAAGCGGTGATTCACTTTGGGGCTTATCAATGCAATACGGAATCAGCATCCAAAAAATCAAACAATTAAATGGCTTAAGCGGGGATACAATTTATATTGGTCAAACTTTAAAAGTTGGTTAA